One Scylla paramamosain isolate STU-SP2022 chromosome 7, ASM3559412v1, whole genome shotgun sequence DNA window includes the following coding sequences:
- the LOC135102228 gene encoding lariat debranching enzyme B-like, with product MHIAVEGCSHGELDTIYNVIQRLEQMHGFKVDLLLCCGDFQSVRNEQDLKCMACPIKYMSMHDFYRYHSGEKKAPVLTIFIGGNHEASNYLQELPYGGWVAPNIYYMGYAGVVRYGGLRIGGLSGIYKGPDYLKGHYEKTPYSDDSIRSVYHVRNLEVFRLKQLSGDHDVFMSHDWPRGIYHHGPKERLMRLKKHFRSEIENNTLGSRAAEEVLKNLRPKYWFSGHLHVRFPAVLQHKDENTQSIKVTKFLALDKCLPRRDFLQVIEVPSTEPLELSYDAEWLTILRLTNHLLSVSDKTVYMPGPGSSERYQFTPSQEEIAETVQKMDGNMRIPLSFTATAESYQEARGKPRMDLVQMPRPLLNPQTTVLCERLGIDDPLSLLLGNKQRTLASPRVSQVMSPTISESELNITMETSKLSTNPDEVELSDDENPDIIMEMKFTPDSPSNPEYVLSPIRREGTVTADSPQPYTSSPLHNKESRPGLVLSNPKIGESSEMAKTSACDSSSTTSSLSESESSPRRSPQAKRLNEEKEGAQVEAGSSFTSSSGSSKIKKLKRRNQAMYSSTEEEL from the exons ATGCATATTGCTGTTGAAGGATGTTCTCATGGGGAACTAGACACCATCTATAATGTGATCCAGCGGTTGGAGCAGATGCACGGCTTCAAGGTGGACCTCCTGCTGTGTTGTGGAGACTTCCAGTCCGTGCGCAATGAACAGGACCTCAAATGCATGGCTTGTCCAATCAAGTATATGAGTATGCATGATTTCTACAG GTACCATTCAGGTGAGAAGAAAGCCCCTGTCTTGACCATTTTCATCGGAGGCAACCACGAAGCCTCCAACTACCTGCAGGAGCTTCCCTATGGTGGGTGGGTGGCCCCTAACATTTACTACATGGGGTATGCCGGAGTGGTCAGATATGGAGGGCTGCGCATTGGGGGCCTGTCAGGGATATATAAGGGCCCAGACTACCTCAAGGGCCACTATGAAAAGACACCTTATTCCGACGATTCAATACGCAGTGTTTATCATGTGCGAAACCTTGAGGTCTTTAGGCTGAAGCAG CTCTCTGGTGACCATGACGTGTTCATGAGCCATGACTGGCCGCGTGGCATCTACCACCATGGGCCCAAGGAGAGACTCATGCGACTCAAGAAGCACTTCCGCTCTGAGATAGAGAACAACACTCTGGGTTCCCGTGCCGCTGAGGAGGTGCTGAAAAATTTGCGGCCAAAGTATTGGTTCTCTGGCCACCTCCATGTGAGGTTCCCTGCCGTCCTGCAGCACAAG GATGAAAATACTCAGAGTATCAAGGTCACAAAATTCTTAGCACTTGACAAGTGCCTCCCTCGGCGAGACTTCCTCCAGGTGATTGAGGTTCCAAGCACCGAGCCACTTGAGCTAAGTTATGATGCAGAATGGCTGACAATCCTCCGTCTTACCAACCACCTTCTCTCTGTTAGTGACAAGACAGTCTACATGCCAGGCCCAGGCAGTTCTGAGAG ATATCAGTTTACACCGTCCCAAGAGGAAATTGCAGAAACTGTGCAGAAGATGGATGGTAACATGAGGATACCCCTCAGCTTCACCGCGACAGCTGAGTCCTACCAGGAGGCACGGGGCAAGCCGAGGATGGACCTGGTGCAGATGCCTCGGCCACTGCTCAACCCACAGACCACGGTGCTGTGTGAGAGGCTGGGCATTGATGATCCACTTTCCCTTCTACTTGGCAATAAGCAGAGGACCCTCGCCTCTCCTAGAGTCAGCCAGGTCATGTCTCCCACAATTAGTGAGTCAGAACTTAACATCACCATGGAAACCTCCAAGCTGTCCACTAATCCTGATGAG GTGGAGTTGAGTGATGACGAGAACCCAGACATTATCATGGAGATGAAGTTCACCCCTGACTCCCCAAGCAACCCAGAGTATGTGTTGAGTCCCATCAGGAGGGAAGGCACAGTTACTGCTGACAGCCCACAGCCCTATACCAGCTCACctct GCACAACAAGGAGTCGAGGCCGGGACTGGTCTTGTCGAATCCCAAAATTGGGGAGTCTAGTGAGATGGCCAAGACTTCTGCCTgtgactcctcctccaccacctcctccttaaGTGAGAGTGAGTCCAGTCCACGAAGGAGTCCACAGGCCAAGCGACtcaatgaggagaaggagggagctCAGGTGGAAGCAGgatcctccttcacttccagtTCAGGCTCTAGTAAGATAAAGAAGTTAAAAAGGCGGAACCAAGCAATGTACTCATCAACAGAAGAGGAACTATAA